The Methanofollis sp. UBA420 genome contains a region encoding:
- the feoB gene encoding ferrous iron transport protein B, giving the protein MKCALVGNPSVGKSLIFNQLTGLGVEVSNYPGTTVELLQGKLCYRRFPLEVVDLPGIYSLDGDSQEEELVRSYLVNEPPDRVVAVLDATRMERNLYLLLQLAEYGIPTVVVLNMIDESMEQGLSIDRERLSELLGLPVIETAASLGQNIDRIVPAAVHDAAVSGLSVPYTPEIEAAVRSMEKMYGAPRLPALQALQGIGHDDSLLEGARAIAAEIESRNHMAPGQIIAANRHLCARQICGEVVGAREPDRRFSLDRLLTKSFPGIPILFAVLLSMLLVVFTAGSFIEGVIVEAFSVFLIEPFSALALPPLLHTIVMAALLAIVAGLGIAFPFVFIYYILLSIVEDSGYLTRAAFLADRAMHSLGLHGGAIIPMVMAFGCNVPAVMAAGQLRTTRERTIAAFLITMVPCSARTVIITGIVAAFVGLGAALSVYFIVLTLIILTGIFLARSIPGGQYGMILEMAPLRRPDAALVIKKSWQRIKEFLFIAMPLLLAGSVVLGALDYFGWVAAFSEAVTPISEGLFGLPASATTALLFGILRKEMAFETLAVLAGTADLASVMSAVQLYTFAVISVLFVPCISTIAVLLKEMGARVTVAVSAYTIAIGFCVGALIHLITG; this is encoded by the coding sequence ATGAAGTGTGCCCTCGTCGGGAACCCGAGCGTCGGCAAGTCGCTCATCTTCAACCAGCTCACCGGCCTCGGCGTCGAGGTCTCGAACTATCCGGGCACGACCGTGGAGCTGTTGCAGGGGAAACTCTGTTACCGGCGTTTCCCTCTGGAGGTCGTCGACCTCCCCGGGATCTATTCTCTTGACGGCGATTCGCAGGAAGAGGAACTGGTGCGCTCGTACCTCGTCAATGAACCTCCCGACCGGGTGGTCGCCGTCCTCGACGCCACCCGGATGGAGCGGAACCTCTACCTCCTCCTCCAGCTGGCCGAGTACGGGATCCCGACGGTCGTTGTCCTGAACATGATCGACGAGTCGATGGAGCAGGGTCTCTCCATTGACCGCGAGCGGCTTTCCGAACTGCTCGGCCTGCCGGTGATCGAGACCGCCGCCTCTCTCGGGCAGAACATCGACCGGATCGTGCCGGCGGCCGTGCATGATGCGGCCGTCTCCGGGCTGTCCGTGCCGTACACCCCTGAGATCGAGGCGGCCGTGCGGAGCATGGAGAAGATGTACGGGGCGCCGCGCCTTCCTGCCCTTCAGGCCCTTCAGGGGATCGGACACGACGACAGCCTCCTCGAAGGGGCGCGGGCGATCGCCGCAGAGATCGAGTCGCGCAATCACATGGCACCCGGCCAGATCATCGCCGCCAACCGCCACCTCTGCGCCCGGCAGATCTGCGGCGAGGTGGTCGGGGCGCGGGAACCGGACCGCCGTTTTTCCCTGGACCGGCTACTCACGAAGTCCTTTCCCGGGATCCCGATCCTTTTTGCCGTCCTCCTCTCGATGCTCCTCGTGGTCTTTACCGCCGGATCGTTCATCGAGGGAGTGATCGTGGAGGCCTTCTCCGTCTTTTTGATCGAGCCCTTTTCGGCCCTCGCCCTCCCTCCCCTCCTCCACACCATCGTGATGGCGGCGCTCCTTGCCATTGTCGCCGGCCTCGGGATCGCCTTCCCCTTCGTCTTCATCTACTATATCCTCCTCTCCATCGTCGAGGACTCAGGCTACCTGACGCGTGCGGCTTTCCTTGCCGACCGTGCGATGCACAGCCTCGGCCTTCACGGCGGCGCCATCATCCCGATGGTGATGGCCTTCGGCTGCAATGTACCCGCGGTGATGGCGGCCGGGCAGTTGCGGACGACGAGGGAACGGACGATCGCCGCTTTCCTGATCACGATGGTTCCCTGCTCTGCGCGGACAGTGATCATCACCGGGATCGTCGCCGCTTTCGTCGGCCTCGGCGCCGCGCTTTCGGTCTATTTCATCGTCCTTACCCTCATCATCCTGACCGGCATCTTCCTTGCCCGTTCGATCCCCGGCGGGCAGTACGGCATGATCCTGGAGATGGCCCCTCTCAGGCGGCCCGACGCTGCGCTCGTCATCAAAAAGTCCTGGCAGCGGATCAAGGAGTTCCTCTTCATTGCCATGCCCCTGCTCCTTGCAGGGAGCGTCGTCCTTGGCGCCCTCGATTACTTCGGCTGGGTCGCCGCGTTCTCCGAGGCTGTCACCCCGATCTCCGAGGGCCTGTTCGGCCTGCCTGCATCGGCCACGACCGCCCTGCTCTTCGGCATCCTCCGGAAGGAGATGGCCTTTGAGACCCTTGCCGTCCTTGCCGGGACCGCGGACCTTGCCTCGGTGATGAGCGCGGTCCAGCTCTATACTTTCGCCGTCATCAGCGTCCTCTTCGTCCCCTGCATCTCGACGATCGCCGTGCTCCTGAAGGAGATGGGTGCGAGGGTGACGGTCGCGGTCTCGGCCTACACGATTGCGATCGGATTTTGTGTCGGGGCACTCATACATCTGATCACAGGGTAA
- a CDS encoding metal-dependent transcriptional regulator: MSSSVREDCLEAILTLSGKGCRPVSEAGIGGAVDADTAEVVAALRTLVADEDIVLQDGGYLLTPQGKTAAEIVFRKHRVLECFLSEMLGMDTGAASKEACVLEHGVSEETIDRLSTYIQDPGRHRAMRRGAGAGAGRHSRHTLLDFAEGDTVEVTMIRCIGKNRRLIDLGVIPGEKIVLQRKLGNNAVVVTVKGADIALSPEIASTIFAEKTA, from the coding sequence ATGAGTTCTTCTGTCCGGGAAGACTGCCTTGAGGCGATCCTCACCCTCTCCGGCAAAGGTTGCCGGCCTGTGAGCGAAGCTGGGATCGGGGGAGCGGTGGATGCCGACACCGCCGAGGTCGTGGCGGCACTCCGGACGCTCGTCGCCGACGAGGACATCGTCCTGCAGGACGGCGGCTACCTGCTCACCCCGCAGGGGAAGACGGCTGCAGAGATTGTGTTCAGGAAACACCGCGTCCTCGAGTGCTTCCTCTCCGAGATGCTCGGCATGGACACGGGTGCGGCCTCGAAGGAGGCATGTGTCCTCGAACACGGCGTTTCCGAAGAGACGATCGACCGTCTCTCGACATATATCCAGGACCCGGGCCGCCACAGGGCGATGCGGCGGGGGGCCGGGGCAGGTGCCGGTCGACACTCCAGGCACACGCTCCTTGATTTCGCCGAGGGGGACACCGTGGAGGTCACGATGATCCGGTGTATCGGCAAGAACCGTCGGCTCATCGATCTTGGCGTCATTCCCGGTGAAAAGATTGTCCTTCAGCGCAAACTCGGGAACAATGCCGTCGTCGTGACGGTGAAGGGTGCCGACATCGCCCTATCGCCCGAGATTGCCTCGACGATCTTTGCGGAGAAGACGGCATGA